In Lolium rigidum isolate FL_2022 chromosome 7, APGP_CSIRO_Lrig_0.1, whole genome shotgun sequence, the DNA window AGACTACTAATGCAAGGTGATTGTTGCAAGTTCATTTCGTGCCAAGCTCAGTGCGGCAGTGCAGGCTGTGAACCTCGCAGAGCAAATGGGGACATCCTGTTGTCATTGAGATAAACTCCCTCGGAGCTGCTGATGTTGGCACTGGACAAACGTGAATCCGATGCTTCGCCGTTGGCGGTTGTGCACTTGTGCTTGGAGAAGTTCCACATTCGTACTTGTTTCTCCCAGTGTGGTATTTAGGCTTGTAAGCGAGAGTTGAATAGACTGTCCCATGAGCGCTGGCTAGAATGGGGTGGTCGTGTGATGTAAACAGAGCGTTGCTTTGTGACCAACTGACCATGATGTACGAGCGACTGATGCTGCTATTGTTGCGGGTGATACCCCAAGTTTGGAAATAAAGTTAGACTTTCCCTAAAAATGATATTGCAAGTTGCATCTTCATTGATAGTTAATTAATTTTGAATTAAATAAGTTCGAATCAATAGTATTTTGTACTCATACTACCTCCTGTTCCGATCTCGATTTTCATAAGTTCGCCGCAGGATAAATGGATTAGAAAATGGTAATATAGGATAGCCTTAATTATTTGGTTTCAGACTTATCTCATGTGATCTTCAAATCCTAATTTGTTATTGAATATTGATAGATCGATTTTTATATTCATGCATGTTTTGCAAGTCTTATGATTGTATTTTTCATATTGATCGAGCTAGACGTGCTTAGTGGTGCAAGGTGTCGGCTCTTATCATTGATCTCAAAGTCCACGGTACACTCCGATTATTGATAGATCTACTTTTGTACTCATGCCCATTTTACATATAAACTTTTATCAGAGGGATAGTATTCGAGACGTGCTTAGTGCAAGGTGTCGACTGCTATAAGCCTATAATTGATCTCAAAGTCCACGGTACACCAACCAGCTGGGAACCACCGCTAGCTgcatctccaaaaaaaaaacacgCTGATTCATATGTTGatatttcttttattttaatCATGGCATCCGGTTGCTTGAGACTGCGAgcttagactagccacaatgggcaTCATAGCTAATACTTCCTCCATCCCATAAAATAAGTTCTTTTTATTTTATCTaagtttagatgtatctagatattatAATAAATATCAAATAGATCATATACATATTTTTGCattaagattctacaaatcaacaaATATAAGAGAACTATGGTACTACCATACATTATAAAGAtactatcatacactagtatcatatgaATGATATATACTAGCATAATTCTACGAAGAAACCCCTTTAACAACTCCTCACCCATGCAGCGGTCATTTTTTGTGCACTTTTCCCTATAGGAGAGAGCACATTCGAGCATTCAGAAATCTGCCACCTCATTAATGATATCAACACATTAATGGTGAAATTTGAAAACTCTAAATGATTTATCTTCTAAACTGTTATTTTGATTAGTGCATTTTATATCACTGAATTAGTCTCGATGAGATCATACTAACTAGACCGCGTGTTACTATGTTTCGACGATGTTTTTTTTGGTCATGTCAGTTGTTGGGCACAATTCTAGTTGCCAGATTACGTTGTCATGATCGATTACCAGATTAGCAGAATACAGTGCCACCGCATATTTATAGGAAACAATTTACATGTTTTGGACATCAAATGGTTGACACAATTAGAGAGTGGAACTTGAATTGTGTCCAACAGCTAGGAGATGGTATCATTTCAACAAAAAATGGTAGCATGCAACATTTGCATGTACATAGAATAGTGTACGTGAAACTGACAAACACACCATAGTTAATCTGGCAACTACAATTCACATAATCTCACAAAATATATGAGAACGATCTAGCAGATACCGACAAACTAGTTCTTTTTAAATCTAGAAATTAAGTACTGCATAATCTGACAATCATGGGACAATAGTTTAGTAGTTAATGGTGAAAAAAGTTATCAAAACATAATGATACGAGATTTAGTTTCTATGATCTCGCCGCGATGAAGCTAACGGTGAAGACAAATCAACCATCGGATTAAATGATTAAGAGATAAAACTTCTTAAAATTTCAAATTtaagagaatcttggctggcttcttggTTATGGTTATGTTAGACTGAGCCGTCCCACATAATAACCTCCCATGCTGCGCGGTCCGGTAGCACAACTCGTAATACTATTATATCATATTAAACACTATTCTTCGGACATAGATTTGGTGCGTACGAGCACTAGTGATCTCTTTATTCAAAAAGTTGAGAATCATAGTTATAAGTTTTAGAAAATTGTGAAAAGAAAATTATGATGTAGCCAGTAATGTATCTCACAAACACGTAAATTTTCAACTGCAAAGAATGTGTAATTTGggctacataaaaatgacaaaaatgtAGATCTGAGCATAGTGATTTTAAATCTTTAAAAAAGGCAGACTTTGTCACTTATTTGTAGCTTAGAATATAAAACATTTGAAACTAAGATTTTGCATGTTAGTGGGATACATCAATAACtacttttaaattttattttatattttctaaAACTTTTAAATATAAATTTGTGAATTTTCTAATATGCCAAGAGTACTTGTGCTCGGAGCCGAAATAGCTTTCCCACTCAACTCCTCTTTATTTTTGTTCTCAACAGCGACTATGAGACATGCAAGTAAGTGCATGAAGAACCATAAATACCCGTTCAAGTTCGAGAAACATGGGCACCCTCCTCGTCGCTCCGCGCCATTTTGCTCTTCGATCGCCCCGGCGCGCGAAGCCAAGGGAAGGCCGCCATCATGGACTCCGAAATCGAGTACGAGCTGCCCGGTCTCATCCGCGTGCACAAGAGCGGCTTCGTGGAGCGCCTGCAAGGCACCGAGACCTCCCCGCCCTCCCCCTCCGGGGACCCCGCCACCGGCGTCGCCTCCAAGGACGTCGTCCTAGGAGACCCCGCGTCCAACGTCTCCGTCCGCCTCTACCTTCCCTCCAACGCCGCCGCGGAGCCCGGCAAGAAGCTCCCCGTTGTCGTCTTCTACTACGGCGGCGCATTCGTGGTCAGCACCGCCGCCACCGTGATCTACCACAGGTACgccgcctccctcgccgccgcggtCCCTGCCGTCGTCGTATCCGTCAACTACCGCCTCGCTCCGGAGACCCCGCTCCCGGCAGCCTACGACGACGTCTTCGCGGGCCTCAAGGCGGTCGTCGCCGCGTGCCGTCCGGACGGCGCGGAGCCCTGGCTCGCGACGTACGGCGACGCATCCCgcatcgtcctcgccggcgacagCGCCGGCGCCAACCTGGCGCACCACACCGCGGTAAGGCTTCGGAAGGAACCTATCGAGGGGTACGGCGACGAGGTCCGCGGCGTCGCGCTCCTGTACTCCTACTTCTGGGGGAAAGAGCCGCTGGGCGGGGAGCCCGCAGACGCCGCCGTCCGCGGCAGGTTCGAGCGCTCCTGGGAGGTCGCCTGCGACGGCAAGTTCGGCCCCGACCACCCGTACATCAACCCGTTTTCGGCGCCGCAGGAGGAGTGGAGGCAGCTCGGGTGCCGCCGCGTGCTGGTCACCACCGGAGAACTCTGCTGGTTCGTGGAGAGGTCGCGCGCCTACGTAGAGGCGATCAAGGCGTGCGGGTGGGACGGCGAGCTCGACTTCTACGAGACCAAGGGCAAGGGACACGTATACTTCTTGTTCAACCCTGACTGCGAAGAGGCCATCAAGGACCTCGCCGTCGTGGCGGACTTCGTCAGGCGCTGCTGAGGTTTTCTTCGCTCGTTTGCTTTATCCGGGTCAGCGATTCACTAGTAATAAAGGAGCACGTAATTTCTGTATTTTTGTTTGTGGGTGCTTATCAAGCATATATCTCGCTCGATAAATTTCTGTATTATTCATGCGCAATGCGCCAGTTGCAGCTTCATTGCAGGGATCGATGAAAGGCAGTGGAGTGATAGTACTTTTCCTATTCTGAATTTCTGGTGCGCATCATAAGCAAGTAGCAGTACTATCACATTTTACATGTAATTCTGATTACACTTGTAAGTCGTAACAGGAACGAAACAATGTTTGCTTCTCTGAATCGATTGCCGGTTGCAACTTCATTGCATGATGGAAGCAAAATTCAATGGACTGAACTGATATTTTGGTGGTTTCTGAATTTCCGATTACCACTAAgtctaagggtgtgttcggttgtgGAACatagtggaatggaatggaaccattccattccaataATCTGGAATGTCACGGTTCCATCCCGTTCTTGCGTTCGGTTGGACAAAAAGAGATAGAATGGAATGGTTCCCAAAATTGAGGATTAGCCCTAACTAATTTGGAATTGGCAATTCAACTAGAGAGGAAAGGGGCCAAATCGcccggccatggccgccgccgctgctggcgAGGCCGCTGCTCGCCGTGCTGCACCTGGCCCGGCCGTGTCCGCCGCCACCCTctagccatggccgccgccgctgcaggtCGTGCTGCGCCTGGCCCggtcatggccgccgccgccctctggcCATGGCCGCAGCCTCGCCGCAGTCGTGGCCGCGCCCGGCCCGGCCGTGGCCGCGCGCCCGCCGCAGGTCGTGCCGCGCCTGGCCCGGCCGTGGCCGCAGCTCGCCGCAGCCGTGGCCGCGCTCGGCCCGGCCGTGGCCGCAGCCGCTGCAGGCCGTGCTGTGCCTGGCCCGGCCATGGCCGCCGTCGCCGGCCCTGGCCGCGCTTGGATCCTGCCTGGATCCCGCTGAGGGCGGCGAGCACGGAGGAGCCCGGCCCGACGTTGACTTGCTAGCTCGTTGGATAGGGGTGGCCGGTCGTGTCGGGGAGGGAGACGTTGGAGAGAGAGAGGTTATGcgaggggagagagagattagCGCTAAGAAGGAGCCGTTCCACCTTGTCCGGCCAAATTGGAGGGACGGGTGTATTCCGCATCTCGCGAGAATATTCCCTGCTGAGGAACGAGTGTGTTCTATTCCACTGCAAAACCGAACACTAGAATGAGTCACAGGTGTGGAACGGTTCCGTTCCATTCCAGCTGGTTCCAGAACCGAACagaccctaagagcatctctacctGATACCGTAAAAATTATTTACAGTAAATCGCACAATGTTTGTATGAAAAAGTCTTCTCACATAGTAGGTACCGCAAAAAGAGTCAGGATATGCACAAATCATACATGAGATCCAccgtattttgctttttctcCTATTTTTTGCCCAATCCAACCCATCTTCCTCCTGACAACCACCTTCCTCGCCCGCCTGCGTCGTCTTGTTTCTGAGCTTGCTTCTTTATCCTTCCATCAACTATCCTGTACAATTCACTGAAATCTTATGGTTGAACGATTCATGCACCAATAACAAAAAGATCAAACCAGTGTTTCCCGTATAGGAATTGCAACCTTATACCAGTAGTGGTTCTCCTTCTATTCATCGGAACCGCTTAGTGGAGCCCACGCTCTTGCTGTCCGCCTGCCAGGCGGCCGGCACCAGCTGAGGTCGGGGCCGGCTATGTCGCATGGAAGCCCCACATGCCTCCCCGAGCTCCACGCGTCGCGGCTCTTCTTGAGCTCTGGCCCACGTAGCTCCTCCTTATGTGGACACCGCCAGCTCGCCTTGGCCATGTTTCATCGCCAGAATCGGTCAGAATAGGTCAAAATACGATGTCGATTTGGCCGGACTCCGGAAGGTGCCGCGGAATATTGCGGGAGTAGGTACCGGTCTGAGAGCGGCGATTTTAAAGGCGCCGGTAGGTGTAGGTATCACATCTACCGTTCACTAtatgctttgagattggtgaggcttttgacatttgtctaatataaaactaataattgaaacacaaGTGAAACTTTTTTGAAATTAAAGTGATACATGGGGAAAATATTGTGAAACAGTCTGATAAAAAGTGAaactggtgacatcattgttgacgtcactacggtttgtttcataaaaata includes these proteins:
- the LOC124672354 gene encoding probable carboxylesterase 2, which produces MRHAKTWAPSSSLRAILLFDRPGARSQGKAAIMDSEIEYELPGLIRVHKSGFVERLQGTETSPPSPSGDPATGVASKDVVLGDPASNVSVRLYLPSNAAAEPGKKLPVVVFYYGGAFVVSTAATVIYHRYAASLAAAVPAVVVSVNYRLAPETPLPAAYDDVFAGLKAVVAACRPDGAEPWLATYGDASRIVLAGDSAGANLAHHTAVRLRKEPIEGYGDEVRGVALLYSYFWGKEPLGGEPADAAVRGRFERSWEVACDGKFGPDHPYINPFSAPQEEWRQLGCRRVLVTTGELCWFVERSRAYVEAIKACGWDGELDFYETKGKGHVYFLFNPDCEEAIKDLAVVADFVRRC